One genomic region from Quercus robur chromosome 4, dhQueRobu3.1, whole genome shotgun sequence encodes:
- the LOC126722579 gene encoding uncharacterized protein LOC126722579: protein MEAFQDESSDQAERQKPELSSMANQDQNSSSSASQFTAHRELTPMEDPRSPFFLHHGESPGAILVTQLLTEDNYPNWARAMLMALDAKSKLGFVDGSITYSMAVTPLEKIAWSKNNSMISSWILNSVSPHITASVIYRNTAMEVWNSLRNRFSQANGPRISQLQKMISAIMQGDATVTTYFTNLQASWDQLLNLRPLPSCSCGRCVCGVNDKITLFNHQDTLMQFLNGLNEAFSQVRTQILMMEPSPSIDKAFSLVIQEERQRALGFNGGGVSVDSTALAVKTQGFNQGGKNKGKGRPWDFL from the exons ATGGAAGCATTTCAAGATGAGTCATCAGATCAGGCAGAGAGGCAGA agcctgaGCTCTCATCAATGGCGAATCAAGATCAAAACTCTTCATCTTCTGCTTCTCAATTTACTGCTCATCGTGAGCTTACTCCAATGGAGGATCCGAGAAGCCCTTTCTTCTTGCACCATGGAGAATCACCAGGTGCAATTCTAGTCACTCAACTCTTAACTGAGGACAATTACCCTAATTGGGCTAGGGCTATGCTTATGGCATTAGATGCGAAAAGCAAGCTAGGTTTTGTGGATGGATCCATTACGTATTCCATGGCTGTTACACCTCTGGAGAAGATTGCTTGGTCGAAGAACAATTCCATGATTTCCTCATGGATCCTGAATTCCGTTTCACCTCATATCACTGCAAGTGTGATTTACAGAAACACTGCAATGGAGGTTTGGAATTCACTCAGAAACCGTTTCTCCCAAGCCAATGGTCCACGGATTTCACAACTTCAGAAAATGATCTCAGCAATTATGCAAGGAGATGCAACAGTGACTACCTACTTCACTAATCTTCAAGCTTCTTGGGATCAATTGCTTAATCTTAGGCCTCTACCCTCTTGTTCTTGTGGAAGGTGTGTCTGTGGAGTGAATGATAAAATCACACTTTTCAATCATCAAGATACATTGATGCAATTCCTCAATGGCTTAAATGAAGCATTCTCACAAGTTAGGACTCAGATCCTAATGATGGAGCCAAGTCCCTCGATTGACAAAGCTTTTTCTTTGGTGATACAAGAAGAAAGGCAAAGGGCTTTAGGCTTCAATGGAGGTGGCGTGTCAGTTGATTCAACAGCTCTTGCAGTCAAGACTCAAGGGTTCAATCAAGGTGGGAAGAACAAAGGCAAGGGCAGACCT TGGGATTTCCTCTAG